The nucleotide sequence GTGATATGCCTCACTTTTGTGCTGAGCGATCGCTCGCTCCGACCCCCCTCGGTATTCGAACATACTTTCGATAAGCTGTGGGTGTGGGCTGGGGCAATGGCCCGCCGAGTTGGGCGGAAATGGAGCGGGTGCTGGATGGCAAGCCGCGTCATGCCGGCGTGCCGGATGCGGCCGGCCCCACGGCCGAGGCCGGGTGGGACGGTCCGTTGTCGCGCAAGCGCGAGACGTATGCGCCCAAGCCGGACGCCAACCGGGTCGACTCGTCCATCGCATACGCCGAGTTGCATGCGCATTCGGCGTACAGCTTTCTCGATGGCGCCAGCACGCCGGAAGAGTTGGTCGAGGAAGCCGCCCGCCTGGATCTGCGCGCCCTGGCGCTGACCGATCACAACGGCCTGTACGGGGCGGTGCGGTTCGCCGAAGCGGCCAGCGGGCTCGGCGTGCGCACCGTGTTCGGTGCCGAGCTGTCGCTGGGGCCGGAGGCCCGCACCGAGCAGCCGGATCCGCCCGGACCGCATCTACTGGTGCTGGCCCGAGGTCCGGAAGGCTATCGGCGGCTGTCACGGCAACTGGCCGCGGCGCATCTGGCCGGCGGTGAGAAGGGCAAGCCACGCTACGACTTCGACTCGCTGACCGAGGCCGCGGGCGGGCACTGGCACATCCTGACCGGATGCCGGAAAGGTCATGTGCGCCAAGCGCTTCGTCAAGGTGGGCCGGATGCGGCGGAGCGGGCGCTGGCCGATCTGGTGGACCGGTTCACGGCCGGCCGGGTCAGCGTCGAGCTAACCCACCACGGTCACCCGCTCGACGACGAGAACAACGCGATGCTGGCCGGGCTGGCGCCCCGCTTTGGTGTTGGCGTCGTTGCCACGACCGGGGCGCATTTCGCCCATCCGGCGCGCAGCCGGCTGGCCATGGCGATGGGGGCCATCCGGGCCCGCCAGTCCCTGGACTCCGCGGCCGGGTGGCTGGCGCCGCTGGGCGGGTCGCATCTGCGCTCCGGCGCGGAAATGGCCCGGCTGTTCGCGCAGCGGCCCGACGTGGTGACCGCCGCCGCCGAACTCGGCGAGCAGTGCGCGTTCGGGCTGGCGCTCATCGCGCCGCGGCTGCCGCCGTTCGATGTGCCCGGCGGGCACACCGAGGACAGTTGGTTGCGGTCGTTGGTCATGTCGGGTGCCCGCGAGCGCTACGGTTCGACCGAGCGGTCGCCGCGGGCCAGGAAAGCTTACGCCCAGATCGAGCATGAGCTGAAAGTCATTGCACAACTGAGCTTCCCGGGTTATTTCCTGGTAGTACACGACATCACCCAGTTTTGCCGACGTAACGACATTCTGTGCCAGGGCAGGGGATCGGCGGCCAACTCCGCGGTCTGTTATGCCCTCGGTGTCACCGCTGTGGATCCGATAGCCAACGAGCTCCTGTTCGAACGCTTCTTGTCACCCGAGCGCGACGGACCGCCCGACATCGATATCGACATCGAGTCGGATCAGCGGGAAAAGGTCATTCAGTACGTCTACAACAAATATGGCCGGGACTATGCCGCTCAAGTCGCCAACGTCATCACCTACCGGGGGCGCAGCGCGGTGCGCGATATGGCTCGCGCGCTGGGCTTCTCGCAGGGCCAGCAGGATGCCTGGAGTAAACAGATCGGCCACTGGAACGCGACGCCCGACGATGTCGAGGGCATTCCCGAGCAGGTGATCGATCTGGCAGCCCAGATTCGGAATCTGCCACGGCATATGGGTATTCATTCCGGTGGCATGGTGATCTGCGACCGCCCGATCGCCGACGTGTGCCCGGTGGAATGGGCGCGCATGGCCGATCGCAGTGTTTTGCAGTGGGATAAAGACGACTGCGCGGCAATCGGGTTGGTGAAGTTCGACCTGCTCGGGCTGGGCATGCTCTCGGCTCTGCATTACGCGAGAGACCTGGTGGCCGAGCACAAAGGCATCGAAGTGGATCTGGCCCGGCTGGACCTTTCCGAACCGGCGGTGTACGAGATGCTGGCCCGCGCCGACTCCGTCGGTGTGTTCCAGGTGGAGTCACGGGCTCAGATGGCCACGTTGCCCAGACTCAAGCCCCGAGTGTTCTATGACCTGGTGGTAGAGGTCGCGCTGATCCGGCCCGGGCCCATTCAGGGCGGGTCGGTACACCCCTACATCCGGCGGCGCAACGGTATCGACCCGGTCGTCTACGAGCACCCGTCCATGGAATCGGCGTTGCGTAAGACGCTGGGAGTGCCGCTTTTCCAAGAACAGCTGATGCAGTTGGCCGTCGATTGCGCGGGCTTCTCCGCCGCCGAGGCCGACCAGCTGCGGCGCGCCATCGGATCCAAGCGCTCGACCGAGCGCATGCGCCGACTGCGCGGCCGGTTCTACGACGGTATGCGCGCGCTGCATGGCGCCCCGGACGAGGTGATCGATCGGATCTACGAAAAGCTGGAGGCGTTCGCGAATTTCGGTTTCCCCGAAAGCCATGCACTGTCCTTCGCGTCGCTGGTGTTCTATTCGTCGTGGTTCAAGTTGCACCACCCCGCGGCGTTCTGCGCCGCGTTACTGCGGGCTCAGCCGATGGGCTTCTATTCACCACAGTCGCTGGTGGCCGACGCCCGCCGGCACGGTGTATTGGTGCACGGGCCCGATGTCAATGCGAGCCTGGCGCACGCCACTCTGGAGAATGCCGGAATGCAGGTCCGCCTCGGTCTGGGAGCCGTCCGCCATATCGGAGATGACCTCGCCGAAAGTCTGGTCGCGGAACGAAACGACAACGGGCCGTTCGCTTCCCTGCTGAATCTGACATCGCGAGTGCAGCTCAGCGTGCCGCAGACCGAAGCGCTGGCGACGGCTGGAGCGCTGGGCTGTTTCGGGATGTCGCGGCGGGAGGCGCTGTGGGCGGCCGGGGCCGCGGCCACCCAACGGCCGGACCGGTTGCCCGGGGTGGGCTCGTCATCGCACATCCCGACGCTGCCGGGAATGAGTGAGCTGGAGCTGGCCGCCTCCGACGTGTGGGCCACCGGCATCTCCCCGGACAGCTACCCGACCCAGTTTCTGCGAGCAGACCTGGACGCCTTGGGGGTGTTGGCCGCAGCTGCGCTGCTCTCGGTGCCCGACGGGGAGCGGGTGCTGATCGCCGGCGCGGTGACCCATCGACAGCGACCCGCGACGGCCCAGGGGGTGACGTTCATCAACCTGGAAGACGAGACCGGGATGGTCAATGTGCTCTGTACGCCGGGGGTGTGGGTGCGACATCGCAAACTGGCGAATACGGCGCCCGCACTGCTCATCCGTGGTCAGGTGCAAAACGCCAGTGGCGCAGTCACCGTCGTGGCGGAGCGGATGGGGCGCATCAGCCTGGCGGTCGGCTCGCGTTCCCGTGACTTCCGCTAGTGCGCCCGAACGTGCGCAGAATGCCCGCCAAAGCGGCGTGTCGTTGTGCAGACCCGCACCTTGGCGAGTCGAACCTCAGCCCGTCGGCGTCGTCCACACTCGGGTCGGGGTGATCTTGAGTCGGGTGCTGTAGGAAGCCATCGCTTCGGTCAGACCGAACTTCGCGGCATCGTCGCGGTACTTGGCCCAGTACGGCTCGTCTTCGCGGCAGTCGACATCGGTGGCTGCCAAGTCAGCCGTCCCGCCGACCACGATGATGCCCCCGCCGTTGCCGTCGGAATCGAGATTCAGGCTGACGTGGGGGCGCTGCAGGATATGGGCGACCTTGGCCGCCTTGGGCATCGAGTACACCGTGAGGTCGGCTCCGTCGAAGTAGAACCAGATCAGTCGCGGCACTGGCTGTCCAGATTTGGCGACGGTGGTCAGCCACCCGTAGTGGTCGGAGGCCAGCCTGTCAGAAACCTCTTGAGTCAGTTCGATACCCATGAAGCTGAATATAGGGGGGTAATCTCCGCGACATGACCCTCAACCTGTCCGTCGACGAAGTCCTGACCACGACCCGTTCGGTCCGCAAGCGACTCGATTTCGACAAGCCGGTGGCGCGCGAAGTGTTGATGGAATGCCTCGATCTGGCGCTGCAGGCGCCCACCGGTTCCAACTCGCAGGGTTGGCAGTGGGTGTTTGTCGAAGATGCGGACAAGAAGAAGGCGATCGCCGACGTCTACCTGGCCCGGGCCCGCAGCTACCTGAGCATGCCGGCACCCGAGTACGCCGAGGGTGACACTCGGGGTGAGCGGATGGGCAAGGTCAGGGATTCCGCGACCTACCTCGCCGAGCACATGCATGAGGCGCCGGTCCTGATGATCCCGTGCATCCAGGGCCGGGAAGACAAATCGCCGTTGGGCGGAGTGTCCTTCTGGGCCTCGCTGTTTCCGGCGGTCTGGAGCTTTTGTCTGGCGCTACGGTCCCGCGGATTGGGCTCATGCTGGACAACACTGCATCTGCTGGCCGACGGTGAGCGGCAGGTAGCCGACGTCCTTGGCATCCCCTACGACGACTACAGCCAGGGCGGGCTGTTCCCGATCGCCTACACCAAAGGCACCGACTTCCGCCCGGCCAAGCGGCTGCCCGCCGACCGCCTGACGCACTGGAACAGCTGGTAGTCGGCGCCGCGTCAGCCCGGGTTGCCGTCGGTGCCGCGGGCGCCGTCGAAGGCGGCGCCACCGAGGCCGTTGGCGCCGAGCTTGCCATCAGACCCCTGACCACCACCGGTGCCCGGATCGCCGCCCGCGCCGAAGGCGCCATGCAGACCGCCGTCACCGCCGGTACCGCCGTCACCGGCGGTTCCGGTGACGCCCTGTGCGCCGCGCAGTAGCCCGCCGCGGCCACCGCTGGCTCCCTGGCCGCCGTTGCCGCCGTCGCCACCCATGCCGCCATGACCGGCATCGCCGCCCGCCCCGCCGTCGCCACCGAATGCCGCTATCGCGCTCGTGGCGTTGCCGCCATGGGCGCCGGCGACGCCGGAACCCCCCGCGCCACCGGTGCCGCCCATGCCGCCGACACCGCCCTGTCCGCCAGCACCGCCGTCGCCGATCAGCCATCCGCCGTCGCCGCCGACGCCGCCGGCGCCACCGGCACCGCCGGCTCCGCCATGCCCACCGGTGCCGCCGGCACCGCCATCACCGCCGGTGCCGCCGTGGGCCCCGTACAAGGTGGAGGCCGCGCTGTCGTTGTTGGAGCCGGTAAAGCCGGCGGCTCCGCCGTCGCCACCGATGGCACCGTTACCGCCGGCGCCACCGGCACCGCCGGCGCCACCGGCACCACCGTTGCCGATCAGCCAGCCGCCGCGTCCTCCCGCGCCACCAGAACTGCCCCCGCTGCCGGCTAGGCCGTCCGTACCGGTGCCGCCGGTGCCGCCGTTGCCTCCGTTGCCCCCGATGGCGACACCGTTGTAGGAGGCGGCGACGCCGGCGACACCACCGGTGCCACCGTCGGCACCGCCCTGGCCGCCTTGCGCGCCGTTGCCGCCGTCACTGGCGGTCGCGGTAAGGCTGGTGACGGGTTGGGAGGCGGAGCCGCCGGCCCCGCCATTTCCACCGGTGACACCGGCTCCGCCGGCAGCGCCGTCGGTGCCCGGGGTCGCGGAGACGGTGTTGGTGGCGGCGTCGTAGATGTTGCTGTCGCCGTCGGCGCCGTTGAGGGCCGTGTCATGGGTGGGGGTGGGGTTGACGCCGCTGTTGCCGGCTAGGCCGCTGCCGCCGTGTCCGCCGGCGCCGCCGTTGCCCCATAGTCCGGCGGTGCCGCCGGCGCCGCCGTTGCCTCCGGTGCCGCCGGCGACCAGGGCGTTGCCTCCGGCGCCGCCGGCACCGCCGCTTCCGTAGAGCCAGCCGCCGTTGCCGCCGGTTCCCCCGGCCGCGCCGGCACCGCCGTTGCCGCCGGTTCCCCCGGCCGCGCCGGCACCGCCGTTGCCGCCGGCCCCGCCGTTGCCGATCAGTCCGGCGTTGCCGCCGTTGCCGCCGGCGGCTCCGGCGGTGGCGCCGTTGTTGAAGCCGGCACCGCCGTTGCCGTAGAGCAGGCCGCCGGCGCCGCCGTTGGGGTTGGTGGCGGTGCCGGCGGCGCCGTCACCGATCAGGGGGCGGCCGAGCAAGGTTTGGGTGGGCGCGTTGATCAGGCCCAGGGCGTTTTGTTCCACGGTCTGCAGGGGTGAGGCGTTGGTTGCCTCGGCGCCGGTGTAGGCGCTCGCGCCGGCGGTGAGCGCTTGGGCGAATTGTTCGTGAAAGGCCATCAGCTGGTTGGCGAGCCGTTGATAGGCCTGGCCGTGGCCGGAGAACAGGGATGCCACCGCCGTCGATATCTCGTCGGTGCCGGCGGCCAGCAGGTTGGTGGTGGGAACCGTTGCGGCCGCATTTGCCGCGCTCAGCGCCTGGCCGATGTTTGCTACGTCAGCCGCCGCAGCCGATACCGCCTCGGGGAATACCGCCATTGACGACATTGCTGTCCTTTCGGGACGTCACATCCGGAGCCGGAAATTTCCAGCACGGTAAGGCGGTTGGGGGCACCCGATTCCCCTTACGGGATTTCTGCAGCTGATTGGCAGAAAACTCACAGGTCGGCGGATGGCGGAGCGTCGAAGTCCGGCCGGTTGCAGCCCGGTCTGCCTCGTGACGTGCCGCTAGAGCGCCCCCGGGTAGCCGTGCTGCCGCCACGCCTCATACACCGCGACGGCCGCGGCGTTGGCCAAATTCAGCGAGCGCCGGCCCGCCAGCATGGGGATACGCACCTGTTGGGTGATATGCGCGTCGGCCAGCGTCGCCGCGTCCAGGCCGGTGGGCTCGGGCCCGAACATCAGCACATCGCCGGGCCGGAAGTCGACGTCGGAGAACGTGACGCTGGCCCCGGCGGTGAAGGCGAACACCCGCGCCGGTAGCAGTGCGTCCCACGCCTGCGTGAGGGAGCCGTGGACAGTGACTGAGGCCAAGTCGTGATAGTCGAGCCCGGCTCGCCGGAGTTTGGGCTCGGACAGATCGAAGCCCAGCGGTTCTACCAAATGCAGCTCACAGCCGGTCGCGGCCGCGGTCCGGATGGCGTTGCCCGTGTTGGGGGCGATGCGAGGCGAGTAGAACAGCAGCTTGAACACAACACGCCATCCTTCCGCTAAGCCGGCCGCCCACGCCCGGCGCTCGTACCCGGGCGATAATGCTCGCATGGTCGAGCAGAGCATCTGGATGCAGAAGGTTGCTGCCGATCCCGGACATTCGCGCTGGTATATCGAGCGGTTCCGGGCCATGGCCCGCGCGGGCGAAGACCTGGTCGGCGAGGCACGCCTGGTGGACTCGATTGCGCCGCGCGGTGCCCACATCCTCGATGCGGGCTGCGGCCCCGGCCGGTTGGGTCGTCATCTGGCCGCGGCCGGTCACCGGGTGGTCGGCGTGGACGTCGATCCGGCGCTCATCGAAGCGGCCGAGCAGGATTATCCCGGCCCGCAGTGGCTCGTGGGCGACCTCGCCGAGCTTGACTTGCCCGCGCGCGGCATTGCCGAGCCGTTCGACGTAATCGTCTCCGCCGGCAACGTGATGACATTCCTGGCCCCGAGCACCCGGGCTCGAGTGCTCGGCCGGCTACGTGCGCACCTGCGCAGCGACGGCCGAGCGGTGATCGGCTTCGGCGCGGGCCGCGACTACGCGTTCGCCGACTTCCTCGACGACGCGCAAGCCGCCGGGTTGGTGCCCGATCTGCTGCTATCCACCTGGGATCTGCGACCGTTCACCGATGACTGCGACTTCCTGGTCGCGCTGCTTCGCCCGGCCTAGGCTCCGGCGGCCCGCGGGCCTGTTGCGGCCGAGGTTATCTGCTCGGTAACAATTATGGAGACCACGGCTCTGGGCTGTCATACTCGTCGAATTGCCAGGCGTTGCTTGGCGCCCAGCTGTTCGGGCGGGCGAAATTTAGCGGGAAGTTTGCATGGTTCTCTGGTTTGTTCGAGCAGGACACATCGGGGCTGCGGCCGGTAGCACGGCCGTAATCCCATGACAATGTTTGCCCGCCCGACCACACCGGTCGAGGCGGCCCCCGGCGCACCCGTTGCCAGCGGCGCCGAATCTGCTCCACCCAAACGCCCGCCCGCCTGGTCGTTGGGCAACTGGCCGGTGGGGTGGAAGGTCGTCGCCATCGCGGTGGTGCCGCTGCTGCTGGCGATGGTGTTGGGTGGATTGCGGATCCATGGCGGGATGGCCAACTCCAGCGGTCTGCGGCTGGCGGATGCTCGTGCCGACGTCATACCGGCCATCACCAAGTACATGTCGGCACTCGATGTCGCGTTGCTGGCCAGTTCCACCGGACGCGATGTCGAGGGACCCAAGAAGAACTTTGCGGCCCGGAAAAACGAGCTACAGACCAGGTTGGCGAACACCAACGTGCTCAGCGACGTTCGCTCGGGGGTCAACTCCGTGCTGAACGGCGGGCAGGCGCTGCTGGACCAGACGCTGGCCAACACCATCAGTTTGCGCGATCGCGTCACGGCCTATGTGCCGCTGCTGCTGACGGCAGAGGACGCCATCAACGCCTCGGTACGCGTCGACAACGAGCAGATCCGGGCCGAAGTTCAGGGTTTGAGCAGGGCCGTCGGCGCCCGCGGGCA is from Mycobacterium marinum and encodes:
- a CDS encoding nitroreductase family protein produces the protein MTLNLSVDEVLTTTRSVRKRLDFDKPVAREVLMECLDLALQAPTGSNSQGWQWVFVEDADKKKAIADVYLARARSYLSMPAPEYAEGDTRGERMGKVRDSATYLAEHMHEAPVLMIPCIQGREDKSPLGGVSFWASLFPAVWSFCLALRSRGLGSCWTTLHLLADGERQVADVLGIPYDDYSQGGLFPIAYTKGTDFRPAKRLPADRLTHWNSW
- a CDS encoding class I SAM-dependent methyltransferase, which produces MVEQSIWMQKVAADPGHSRWYIERFRAMARAGEDLVGEARLVDSIAPRGAHILDAGCGPGRLGRHLAAAGHRVVGVDVDPALIEAAEQDYPGPQWLVGDLAELDLPARGIAEPFDVIVSAGNVMTFLAPSTRARVLGRLRAHLRSDGRAVIGFGAGRDYAFADFLDDAQAAGLVPDLLLSTWDLRPFTDDCDFLVALLRPA
- a CDS encoding error-prone DNA polymerase, giving the protein MGWGNGPPSWAEMERVLDGKPRHAGVPDAAGPTAEAGWDGPLSRKRETYAPKPDANRVDSSIAYAELHAHSAYSFLDGASTPEELVEEAARLDLRALALTDHNGLYGAVRFAEAASGLGVRTVFGAELSLGPEARTEQPDPPGPHLLVLARGPEGYRRLSRQLAAAHLAGGEKGKPRYDFDSLTEAAGGHWHILTGCRKGHVRQALRQGGPDAAERALADLVDRFTAGRVSVELTHHGHPLDDENNAMLAGLAPRFGVGVVATTGAHFAHPARSRLAMAMGAIRARQSLDSAAGWLAPLGGSHLRSGAEMARLFAQRPDVVTAAAELGEQCAFGLALIAPRLPPFDVPGGHTEDSWLRSLVMSGARERYGSTERSPRARKAYAQIEHELKVIAQLSFPGYFLVVHDITQFCRRNDILCQGRGSAANSAVCYALGVTAVDPIANELLFERFLSPERDGPPDIDIDIESDQREKVIQYVYNKYGRDYAAQVANVITYRGRSAVRDMARALGFSQGQQDAWSKQIGHWNATPDDVEGIPEQVIDLAAQIRNLPRHMGIHSGGMVICDRPIADVCPVEWARMADRSVLQWDKDDCAAIGLVKFDLLGLGMLSALHYARDLVAEHKGIEVDLARLDLSEPAVYEMLARADSVGVFQVESRAQMATLPRLKPRVFYDLVVEVALIRPGPIQGGSVHPYIRRRNGIDPVVYEHPSMESALRKTLGVPLFQEQLMQLAVDCAGFSAAEADQLRRAIGSKRSTERMRRLRGRFYDGMRALHGAPDEVIDRIYEKLEAFANFGFPESHALSFASLVFYSSWFKLHHPAAFCAALLRAQPMGFYSPQSLVADARRHGVLVHGPDVNASLAHATLENAGMQVRLGLGAVRHIGDDLAESLVAERNDNGPFASLLNLTSRVQLSVPQTEALATAGALGCFGMSRREALWAAGAAATQRPDRLPGVGSSSHIPTLPGMSELELAASDVWATGISPDSYPTQFLRADLDALGVLAAAALLSVPDGERVLIAGAVTHRQRPATAQGVTFINLEDETGMVNVLCTPGVWVRHRKLANTAPALLIRGQVQNASGAVTVVAERMGRISLAVGSRSRDFR
- a CDS encoding PE family protein, with the translated sequence MSSMAVFPEAVSAAAADVANIGQALSAANAAATVPTTNLLAAGTDEISTAVASLFSGHGQAYQRLANQLMAFHEQFAQALTAGASAYTGAEATNASPLQTVEQNALGLINAPTQTLLGRPLIGDGAAGTATNPNGGAGGLLYGNGGAGFNNGATAGAAGGNGGNAGLIGNGGAGGNGGAGAAGGTGGNGGAGAAGGTGGNGGWLYGSGGAGGAGGNALVAGGTGGNGGAGGTAGLWGNGGAGGHGGSGLAGNSGVNPTPTHDTALNGADGDSNIYDAATNTVSATPGTDGAAGGAGVTGGNGGAGGSASQPVTSLTATASDGGNGAQGGQGGADGGTGGVAGVAASYNGVAIGGNGGNGGTGGTGTDGLAGSGGSSGGAGGRGGWLIGNGGAGGAGGAGGAGGNGAIGGDGGAAGFTGSNNDSAASTLYGAHGGTGGDGGAGGTGGHGGAGGAGGAGGVGGDGGWLIGDGGAGGQGGVGGMGGTGGAGGSGVAGAHGGNATSAIAAFGGDGGAGGDAGHGGMGGDGGNGGQGASGGRGGLLRGAQGVTGTAGDGGTGGDGGLHGAFGAGGDPGTGGGQGSDGKLGANGLGGAAFDGARGTDGNPG
- a CDS encoding tRNA (cytidine(34)-2'-O)-methyltransferase, which encodes MFKLLFYSPRIAPNTGNAIRTAAATGCELHLVEPLGFDLSEPKLRRAGLDYHDLASVTVHGSLTQAWDALLPARVFAFTAGASVTFSDVDFRPGDVLMFGPEPTGLDAATLADAHITQQVRIPMLAGRRSLNLANAAAVAVYEAWRQHGYPGAL
- a CDS encoding TIGR03667 family PPOX class F420-dependent oxidoreductase, which produces MGIELTQEVSDRLASDHYGWLTTVAKSGQPVPRLIWFYFDGADLTVYSMPKAAKVAHILQRPHVSLNLDSDGNGGGIIVVGGTADLAATDVDCREDEPYWAKYRDDAAKFGLTEAMASYSTRLKITPTRVWTTPTG